The following are encoded in a window of Pseudobdellovibrionaceae bacterium genomic DNA:
- a CDS encoding YceI family protein: protein MKKEAYVTALMILMGNLGAAHAAIAKVDIKPEQGNVQFLAVGKPAFLKIKGEAKGPVGAVEKKGENWGAEFQFDLGTLETGIALRDEHMKDKYLEVGKHPKAKLTIAKLDLPADWTPVTALSKEMPFTGELEMHGVKKPVKGTAQVDSGANGTSVSAKFQLAITDYQIGIPSYAGVTVADKVDVEVNLKNLK, encoded by the coding sequence ATGAAGAAGGAAGCCTATGTGACCGCGTTGATGATCTTGATGGGCAACTTGGGCGCCGCCCACGCGGCGATCGCGAAAGTCGACATCAAGCCCGAGCAGGGAAACGTGCAGTTCCTGGCCGTCGGTAAACCCGCGTTCCTGAAAATCAAGGGCGAAGCGAAAGGCCCGGTCGGCGCGGTCGAGAAAAAGGGCGAAAACTGGGGCGCCGAATTCCAATTCGATCTCGGCACGCTCGAAACGGGAATCGCCCTGCGCGACGAGCATATGAAAGACAAATACCTCGAGGTCGGCAAACACCCGAAAGCGAAACTCACGATCGCGAAGTTGGATCTTCCCGCGGATTGGACTCCGGTCACGGCCCTTTCGAAAGAGATGCCTTTCACCGGTGAGCTTGAAATGCACGGCGTGAAGAAGCCGGTCAAAGGAACGGCGCAAGTGGATTCGGGCGCGAACGGGACTTCCGTCAGCGCGAAATTCCAACTCGCGATCACGGACTACCAGATCGGCATCCCCAGCTACGCGGGCGTCACCGTCGCGGACAAGGTCGATGTCGAAGTGAACTTGAAGAACTTGAAGTAA